The proteins below are encoded in one region of Rhizobium sp. 9140:
- a CDS encoding type II toxin-antitoxin system RelE/ParE family toxin yields the protein MTYRVRFSDDARRDLEDLLDHILIAAGERIAFAYIDRLERFCFGFETFPKRGTARRRYGIYLRTVGFEKSATVAFSVLGEDVMILRILYRGRSFASQQDDDQPDS from the coding sequence ATGACGTATCGCGTTCGCTTCAGTGACGATGCGCGACGCGATCTTGAAGACCTTCTTGACCATATCTTGATAGCAGCCGGTGAGCGCATCGCCTTTGCATATATTGATCGCCTTGAGCGGTTTTGTTTTGGTTTCGAAACGTTTCCGAAGCGTGGCACCGCTCGGCGCCGATACGGCATTTACCTCAGAACGGTCGGTTTTGAAAAAAGCGCAACGGTGGCTTTTTCCGTATTGGGTGAAGACGTCATGATTTTGCGGATCCTATACAGAGGTCGCAGTTTTGCTTCCCAGCAAGACGATGACCAGCCGGATAGCTGA
- a CDS encoding aspartate aminotransferase family protein produces MLDTPARVLVDSTAIDAPQPVRKPVAKPDLLTVEDAKALTVPEMTTLFKDHVNPGQLHFMKLLGFHKVKIESAEGMYYTDQNGRKILDFFGGFGSLAFGHNHPRLLEARKRFQDENRHEIAIAFMSQYAAAFAKNLATVSPGELDMVFLGSSGSEVMEAAVKLAERAAGPKRPKVVYAENSFHGKTKGVLNITDGALYRADFAVSGNTVRVPFGNIQAIENAFRADPQIGAIVLETIQGGGGIIRAPDGFWTELRALCDRYGVIWVADEVQCGYGRSGRFFAFEHENVVPDITALAKSLGGGKAAVGAMIARREIYMKAYGTPKTAMIHAMATFGGMGEACVTAIEALNILYDDGLIDNAAEQGAYLLARLDALREKYPKIIKEVRGQGLMVGLEFQDFSQTMPLVLRPVIGMLDDKLKGSLSGFIGALLLRDYDTLVAFTEYNRNVIRLEPPLICERAHVDQFVDALDDLLGRGIIRIVKDFVGSQMG; encoded by the coding sequence ATGCTCGATACGCCCGCCCGTGTCCTCGTTGACTCCACCGCCATCGACGCCCCCCAGCCCGTGCGCAAACCGGTTGCCAAGCCCGATCTCCTGACGGTCGAGGACGCCAAGGCCCTGACCGTTCCGGAAATGACGACCCTCTTCAAGGATCACGTCAATCCCGGCCAGCTCCACTTCATGAAGCTGCTAGGCTTCCACAAGGTGAAGATCGAGAGCGCCGAGGGGATGTATTACACCGACCAGAACGGCCGGAAGATCCTCGATTTCTTCGGCGGTTTCGGCTCGCTCGCCTTCGGTCACAACCATCCGCGTCTGCTCGAAGCCCGCAAGCGTTTTCAGGATGAGAACCGCCACGAGATCGCCATTGCCTTCATGTCGCAATACGCGGCGGCCTTTGCGAAGAATCTCGCGACCGTATCGCCCGGCGAACTCGACATGGTCTTCCTCGGTTCGTCCGGTTCCGAGGTCATGGAAGCCGCCGTCAAGCTTGCCGAACGCGCAGCCGGCCCGAAGCGGCCGAAGGTGGTCTATGCCGAGAATTCGTTCCACGGCAAGACGAAGGGCGTGCTGAACATCACCGACGGCGCGCTCTACCGCGCCGATTTCGCGGTCTCCGGGAATACTGTCCGCGTACCCTTCGGCAATATCCAGGCAATCGAGAACGCCTTCCGCGCCGATCCCCAGATCGGAGCGATCGTTCTGGAAACCATCCAGGGCGGCGGTGGCATCATACGCGCACCCGATGGTTTCTGGACGGAACTCCGCGCGCTCTGCGACCGCTACGGCGTCATCTGGGTCGCGGACGAGGTCCAGTGCGGTTACGGCCGTTCGGGCCGGTTCTTCGCCTTCGAGCATGAGAATGTGGTGCCGGACATCACCGCGCTCGCCAAGTCGCTCGGCGGCGGTAAGGCGGCCGTGGGCGCCATGATCGCCCGGCGCGAGATCTATATGAAAGCCTATGGCACGCCGAAGACGGCGATGATCCACGCGATGGCGACCTTCGGCGGTATGGGCGAGGCCTGCGTCACCGCCATCGAAGCGCTGAACATTCTGTATGACGACGGCTTGATCGACAATGCGGCGGAGCAGGGCGCCTACCTGCTGGCCCGGCTCGACGCACTGCGCGAGAAATATCCAAAGATCATCAAGGAGGTCCGGGGGCAGGGCCTCATGGTCGGGCTCGAGTTCCAGGACTTCAGCCAGACGATGCCGCTAGTGCTGCGACCCGTCATCGGCATGCTCGACGACAAGCTCAAGGGCTCGCTCTCCGGTTTCATCGGCGCGCTGCTCCTGCGGGACTACGACACGCTCGTCGCCTTCACCGAATACAACCGCAACGTTATCCGCCTGGAGCCGCCGCTGATCTGCGAGCGCGCCCATGTCGATCAGTTCGTCGATGCGCTCGACGATCTCCTCGGCCGCGGCATCATTCGGATCGTCAAGGATTTCGTCGGCAGTCAGATGGGCTGA
- the tpiA gene encoding triose-phosphate isomerase, translated as MTPDVRPLVAGNWKMNGLRASLDQIKAMAEGVTGPLSEKVEALICPPATLLYVATALCTDSPLAIGAQDCHVAVSGVHTGDISAEMIADCFGTYVIVGHSERRTDHAETDAIVLAKTQAVLAAGLTAIVCIGETGDERKAGQTLDVLKRQLDGSLPDGITADNTVIAYEPVWAIGTGLTPTVTDIEEAHAFMRSELKARFGDEGAAMRILYGGSVKPGNAVELMGIANVDGALIGGASLKAQDFLAIYGAYEQLLG; from the coding sequence ATGACACCTGATGTGCGTCCGCTTGTTGCGGGGAACTGGAAGATGAACGGGCTGCGCGCCTCTCTCGACCAGATCAAGGCGATGGCCGAGGGGGTCACAGGCCCGCTGTCCGAAAAGGTCGAGGCGCTCATCTGCCCGCCGGCAACACTGCTCTACGTTGCCACGGCGCTTTGCACGGATAGCCCGCTCGCCATCGGCGCGCAGGATTGCCACGTCGCCGTGTCCGGCGTGCATACGGGCGATATCTCTGCCGAAATGATCGCCGACTGCTTCGGCACCTACGTCATCGTCGGCCATTCCGAGCGCCGCACCGATCATGCCGAGACGGATGCAATTGTGCTCGCGAAGACGCAAGCCGTTCTGGCAGCCGGCCTTACCGCCATCGTCTGCATCGGTGAAACCGGTGATGAGCGCAAGGCAGGCCAGACGTTGGATGTCCTCAAGCGCCAGCTCGACGGCTCGCTGCCGGATGGCATCACGGCTGACAATACCGTCATCGCCTACGAGCCCGTCTGGGCGATTGGGACCGGCCTGACACCGACCGTGACCGACATCGAGGAGGCTCATGCCTTCATGCGTAGCGAGCTCAAGGCCCGGTTCGGCGACGAAGGCGCGGCGATGCGCATCCTCTACGGCGGCTCGGTCAAGCCCGGCAATGCCGTCGAGCTGATGGGTATCGCAAATGTCGACGGCGCGCTGATCGGCGGCGCGAGCTTGAAGGCGCAGGACTTCCTCGCCATCTATGGTGCGTACGAGCAGTTGCTTGGCTGA
- a CDS encoding ribbon-helix-helix domain-containing protein: protein MGSMTVNLPDDIVALVEAKVASGEYLNESDVVRDGLLTLAAEDEALDCWLRDDVVPTAHEVKANPEKSVSLEEAFDGFRRHVHETAARLKV, encoded by the coding sequence ATGGGCTCTATGACGGTCAATCTTCCAGACGACATCGTCGCACTGGTCGAAGCAAAGGTCGCATCCGGAGAGTACCTGAACGAGAGCGACGTCGTCCGAGACGGTCTGCTAACGCTTGCCGCAGAGGATGAAGCGCTCGATTGCTGGCTGAGAGATGACGTTGTTCCGACCGCTCATGAGGTGAAGGCCAATCCCGAAAAGTCCGTATCTCTCGAAGAAGCCTTCGATGGCTTCCGTCGGCATGTACATGAAACGGCAGCCCGCCTAAAAGTATGA
- a CDS encoding EamA family transporter: protein MKYLAFILFTVLTNAAAQLMLKQGMLSLGPLTFTPDTAIARFFQILFNPWVFAGLATFAISMVSHLYVLSKVELSFAYPFLSLAYVAVAVFAYFIFREDLNAWRIAGIGFICVGTVLIAQSGRTTPAEAAAIDTPATKSIHIGSPT from the coding sequence ATGAAATATTTGGCCTTCATATTGTTTACCGTGCTGACCAATGCGGCGGCACAGCTGATGCTGAAGCAGGGCATGCTGAGCCTCGGTCCTTTGACGTTCACGCCCGATACCGCGATCGCGCGGTTCTTTCAGATCCTGTTCAACCCCTGGGTCTTTGCCGGGCTTGCCACCTTCGCCATCTCGATGGTGTCGCATCTCTACGTGCTGTCGAAGGTCGAGTTGTCCTTCGCCTACCCCTTCCTCAGTCTTGCCTATGTGGCCGTCGCCGTTTTCGCCTACTTCATCTTCCGCGAGGACCTGAATGCCTGGCGCATCGCCGGTATCGGCTTCATCTGCGTGGGAACCGTCCTCATCGCACAGTCCGGCCGCACGACGCCCGCGGAAGCCGCAGCGATCGATACCCCGGCCACAAAATCCATCCATATTGGGAGCCCGACATGA
- a CDS encoding NAD-dependent epimerase/dehydratase family protein, with protein MKHVIFGGDGFVGRHLAERLVNEGEQVLIADIVKSDLPHYAHGRVRFVHCDVTDLDQVMKVDIGPDDMVYNMAAKMLSPLQVRAKRWKFFWPVNYYGAENIMKATAASGANRLVQFTTDMIYGHTVQSPQAEDHPVKPLGEYGKSKWATEQLCHAYREKGMRISIFRPRLIIGPGRLGILEKLFKLIDANLPVPMIGSGKAPYQFISVFDCAEAARLAWKGGVPNEAYNLGSDNPPSVRQLLGGLIQHAGSKSILIPTPGFAVKATLAAFDAINLPIMDPEQYLIADEMCVRETGKLKQELGWKAQFNDGAMLIAAYDEYRAKKSKGTVGTPAALPAE; from the coding sequence ATGAAACACGTCATTTTCGGAGGCGACGGCTTCGTCGGTCGCCATCTCGCCGAGCGCCTCGTCAACGAAGGCGAACAGGTTCTGATTGCCGACATCGTCAAGTCCGACCTGCCGCATTACGCCCATGGCCGTGTCCGCTTCGTCCATTGCGACGTGACGGATCTCGATCAGGTGATGAAGGTCGATATCGGCCCCGACGATATGGTCTACAACATGGCGGCCAAGATGCTGTCGCCGCTGCAGGTGCGCGCCAAACGCTGGAAGTTCTTCTGGCCGGTCAACTATTACGGTGCCGAAAATATCATGAAGGCGACGGCGGCTTCGGGCGCCAATCGTCTCGTCCAGTTCACGACCGACATGATCTACGGCCACACGGTGCAATCGCCGCAGGCGGAGGACCATCCGGTCAAGCCGCTCGGCGAGTACGGCAAGTCGAAGTGGGCGACGGAGCAACTCTGCCACGCCTATCGCGAGAAGGGCATGCGGATCTCGATCTTCCGTCCGCGTCTGATCATCGGTCCGGGCCGCCTCGGCATCCTGGAAAAGCTGTTCAAGCTGATCGACGCCAACCTGCCGGTGCCGATGATCGGCTCGGGCAAGGCGCCTTACCAGTTCATCTCCGTGTTCGATTGCGCCGAAGCCGCGCGTCTCGCCTGGAAGGGCGGCGTGCCGAACGAAGCCTATAATCTCGGCTCCGACAATCCGCCCTCCGTGCGCCAGCTTCTGGGCGGTCTGATCCAGCATGCCGGCTCCAAATCCATCCTGATTCCCACGCCAGGCTTTGCCGTCAAGGCAACGCTTGCTGCCTTCGATGCGATCAACCTGCCGATCATGGACCCGGAACAGTACCTGATCGCCGACGAGATGTGCGTTCGCGAGACCGGCAAGTTGAAGCAGGAACTCGGCTGGAAGGCCCAGTTCAACGACGGCGCCATGCTGATCGCCGCCTATGACGAATATCGCGCGAAGAAATCCAAAGGCACCGTCGGCACGCCCGCCGCCCTGCCGGCCGAATAA
- a CDS encoding CTP synthase — protein sequence MARYVFITGGVVSSLGKGIAAAALGALLQARGYRVRLRKLDPYLNVDPGTMSPTQHGEVFVTDDGAETDLDLGHYERFTGRSATKTDNITTGRIYKNIIDKERRGDYLGATVQVIPHVTNEIKNFVTEGNEEYDFVICEIGGTVGDIEAMPFMEAIRQLKNDLPRGAAIYVHLTLMPYISAAGELKTKPTQHSVKELQALGIHPDILLVRADREIPEAERRKLSLFCNVRPSAVIQALDVASIYDVPIAYHKEGLDSEVLAAFGIEPAPKPRLDSWEDVYDRIRTPEGEVTIAIVGKYTGLKDAYKSLIEALYHGGIANRVKVKLEWIESEVFEKEDPAPYLEKVNGILVPGGFGERGSEGKILAARFARERKVPYFGICFGMQMAVVEAARNLAGIETASSTEFGPTAEPVVGLMTEWIKGNELQKRTASGDLGGTMRLGAYKASLKKGTKIADIYGSADISERHRHRYEVNIDYKDRLENCGLVFSGMSPDGVLPETIEYADHPWFIGVQYHPELKSRPLDPHPLFASFIEAAVEQTRLV from the coding sequence ATGGCGCGATATGTATTCATCACCGGCGGCGTGGTTTCGTCCCTTGGAAAAGGGATTGCCGCAGCCGCTCTCGGCGCGTTGCTGCAGGCCCGTGGTTATCGGGTGCGGCTTCGCAAACTCGACCCCTATCTGAACGTCGATCCGGGTACCATGAGCCCGACGCAGCACGGCGAGGTGTTCGTCACCGACGACGGCGCTGAGACCGACCTCGATCTTGGCCATTACGAGCGCTTCACCGGCCGCTCGGCCACCAAGACCGACAACATCACCACCGGTCGTATCTACAAGAACATCATCGACAAGGAACGCCGCGGCGACTACCTCGGCGCGACCGTGCAGGTGATCCCGCACGTGACGAACGAGATCAAGAATTTCGTCACCGAGGGCAATGAGGAATACGACTTCGTCATCTGCGAGATCGGCGGCACGGTCGGCGACATCGAGGCCATGCCGTTCATGGAGGCGATCCGCCAGCTGAAGAACGACCTGCCGCGCGGCGCCGCTATCTACGTCCACCTGACGCTGATGCCCTATATTTCAGCAGCCGGCGAGCTAAAGACCAAGCCGACGCAGCATTCCGTCAAGGAATTGCAGGCGCTGGGCATCCATCCGGACATCCTGCTCGTGCGCGCCGACCGCGAGATTCCCGAAGCCGAGCGCCGCAAGCTCTCGCTGTTCTGCAACGTCCGTCCGTCCGCCGTCATCCAGGCGCTCGACGTGGCCAGCATCTACGACGTGCCGATCGCCTATCACAAAGAAGGCCTCGATTCGGAAGTGCTCGCCGCCTTCGGCATCGAGCCCGCGCCGAAGCCGCGCCTCGATAGCTGGGAAGATGTCTACGACCGGATTCGCACGCCGGAGGGCGAGGTTACGATTGCTATCGTCGGTAAATATACCGGTCTCAAGGATGCCTATAAATCGCTGATCGAAGCCCTCTACCACGGCGGCATCGCCAACCGGGTGAAGGTCAAGCTCGAATGGATCGAGTCGGAGGTCTTCGAGAAGGAAGATCCGGCGCCCTACCTCGAAAAGGTCAACGGCATTCTCGTGCCCGGCGGTTTCGGCGAGCGCGGTTCTGAAGGCAAGATCCTGGCAGCCCGTTTCGCCCGCGAACGTAAGGTGCCGTATTTCGGCATCTGCTTCGGCATGCAGATGGCCGTCGTCGAAGCGGCGCGGAACCTTGCCGGTATCGAGACGGCCTCTTCGACGGAGTTCGGTCCCACGGCCGAGCCTGTGGTCGGCCTGATGACGGAGTGGATCAAGGGCAACGAGCTTCAGAAGCGCACGGCCTCCGGCGACCTCGGCGGCACCATGCGCCTCGGGGCCTACAAGGCTTCGCTGAAGAAGGGCACGAAGATCGCGGATATCTACGGCTCCGCCGATATCTCCGAGCGTCATCGCCACCGCTACGAAGTGAACATCGACTACAAAGACCGGCTTGAAAACTGCGGTCTCGTCTTCTCAGGCATGTCGCCGGATGGCGTGCTGCCGGAAACGATCGAATATGCGGATCACCCTTGGTTCATCGGTGTCCAGTACCATCCGGAACTGAAGTCCCGTCCGCTCGATCCCCATCCGCTCTTCGCAAGCTTCATCGAAGCGGCGGTGGAGCAGACGCGGCTGGTATGA
- a CDS encoding phospholipase, which translates to MARSTLSLKRIAASRALALVFALAMGFTEAGAATLKPFKDDLFGYGRILESRDDGNWLTVDYDEMRDINGRDEIPERRVKRPYVSLGIKRVQANETVDIGGRGLDVFRVGAPENAAFTVIFIHGRGGDRRLGANDYSFGGNFNRLKNLAVENGGAYYAPSARSFDTDGAADIAGLIDALARRSPGRPIILSCASMGSFLCWGVTRNAAAVKQLSGMMIMGGATDPDFGKSAAFARKMPMFFSHGSADGTYKAEDQAALYGRLRKGGYPTRFVLFQTGTHGTPVRMTDWRDAINWILSR; encoded by the coding sequence ATGGCCCGGTCCACACTTTCTTTGAAACGCATCGCCGCATCGCGCGCTCTTGCCCTGGTTTTTGCCCTTGCCATGGGCTTCACCGAGGCGGGCGCTGCGACGTTGAAGCCGTTCAAGGACGACCTTTTCGGATATGGTCGCATTCTGGAATCACGCGACGACGGAAACTGGCTGACGGTAGACTACGACGAGATGCGTGACATCAATGGCCGGGACGAGATCCCCGAACGACGCGTCAAGCGGCCCTATGTCTCTCTGGGAATCAAGCGCGTGCAGGCGAACGAGACCGTCGATATTGGCGGGCGCGGGCTCGATGTGTTCCGGGTGGGCGCACCGGAGAATGCCGCCTTCACGGTGATCTTCATTCACGGTCGCGGCGGCGACCGGCGGCTGGGCGCAAACGACTACTCCTTTGGCGGCAACTTCAATCGGCTAAAGAACCTCGCCGTGGAAAACGGCGGCGCCTATTACGCGCCAAGTGCCCGCTCTTTCGATACGGATGGCGCTGCGGATATTGCCGGGCTGATCGATGCGCTGGCGCGTCGTTCTCCCGGTCGCCCGATCATCCTGTCCTGCGCGTCGATGGGCAGCTTCCTCTGCTGGGGCGTCACGCGAAATGCCGCGGCGGTCAAGCAACTCTCGGGGATGATGATCATGGGCGGGGCGACCGATCCCGACTTCGGCAAGAGCGCGGCCTTCGCTCGCAAGATGCCCATGTTCTTCAGCCATGGCAGCGCGGATGGCACGTACAAAGCGGAGGATCAGGCTGCACTCTACGGGCGTCTGAGGAAGGGCGGCTACCCCACGCGCTTCGTCCTGTTCCAGACAGGCACGCACGGAACGCCGGTGAGGATGACAGACTGGCGGGATGCCATCAATTGGATCCTTTCGCGATAG
- the secG gene encoding preprotein translocase subunit SecG, with protein sequence MQEVLLVIYLMVVLALIGVVLIQRSEGGGLGVGGGSGFMSARGTANALTRTTAILATLFFVLALAMSIYARYQPNATDVLDRIPGTTNNGNGVLDSLGGGQTTPSAPAAPAPVVPSNGVPTGGDAPASTAPASTTPAAPAPAATAPATPAPTTTAPAATTPSAPSSTTAPAAPAAPAPAAPAATPATPPAATGTGAPTAQ encoded by the coding sequence ATGCAGGAAGTATTGCTTGTCATCTATCTCATGGTCGTGCTGGCGCTGATCGGCGTCGTCCTGATCCAGCGCTCGGAAGGCGGCGGTCTCGGCGTCGGCGGCGGTTCGGGCTTCATGTCTGCCCGTGGCACGGCCAATGCGCTGACGCGCACGACGGCAATCCTGGCAACGCTCTTCTTCGTCCTTGCTCTGGCCATGAGCATCTACGCTCGTTATCAGCCGAACGCGACCGACGTCCTCGACCGTATTCCCGGAACGACCAACAATGGCAACGGTGTCCTTGATTCGCTCGGCGGTGGCCAGACGACGCCTTCGGCACCGGCAGCCCCTGCACCGGTCGTCCCGAGCAATGGCGTTCCGACCGGCGGCGATGCACCCGCCAGCACGGCACCCGCCAGCACGACGCCTGCAGCCCCGGCACCGGCGGCTACAGCCCCGGCAACGCCGGCGCCCACGACGACTGCACCTGCTGCAACGACGCCCTCCGCTCCGTCCAGCACGACGGCGCCGGCGGCTCCTGCCGCACCGGCACCGGCTGCACCCGCAGCGACACCTGCCACGCCGCCTGCGGCAACGGGTACGGGCGCACCGACCGCGCAGTAA
- a CDS encoding UbiA family prenyltransferase, whose translation MDARTDTRLVPLCVDLDGTLVAADTLWEGVAVVLFRNPLMLFALVVWALRGKAHLKHEVAARSGRTGGDWPYRPEVMERLQRERASGRDIVLVTGAAERVALDVAAHAGIFTGVLHSSSTHNLTSHRKREELVARYGEAGFDYMGNSRDDVAVFDAARTAIVVAPDRAAETWRRRHGAERLETGTIGIKDTLKSIRIHQWAKNILIAVPMALDHDILQQEALINTILAFFAFSFLASAVYVINDISDLTNDRRHPKKRFRPLASGRMSVPTGLALAASLLIASGALTMTMPGNFILTLGIYLAITTAYTFFLKRKLLVDVFTLAGLYTIRIVAGATATGTELSFWLLAFSIFFFLSLALVKRYVELDEHGGEAGAQVPGRGYMQVDFEMVGQAGVSSAFASALVLALYIHSVEMQQMYSMPAALWPLCPMVLYMLLRIWMLARRGALHEDPVVFIMRDWRSIATMAAGGVLVMIGAVGIQ comes from the coding sequence ATGGATGCGCGAACCGACACACGGCTTGTTCCGCTTTGCGTCGATTTGGATGGTACGCTTGTCGCAGCCGATACGCTGTGGGAAGGCGTCGCCGTCGTCCTGTTTCGCAATCCGCTGATGCTGTTCGCGCTCGTCGTCTGGGCGTTGCGGGGCAAAGCGCATCTCAAACACGAGGTCGCAGCCCGATCCGGACGCACGGGTGGCGACTGGCCCTATCGCCCCGAGGTGATGGAGCGGCTGCAGCGGGAGCGGGCGAGCGGCCGCGACATCGTCCTCGTCACCGGCGCCGCCGAACGGGTGGCGCTGGATGTCGCAGCCCATGCAGGCATCTTCACCGGCGTGCTGCATTCCTCATCCACCCACAACCTCACAAGCCATCGCAAGCGCGAGGAACTGGTCGCACGCTATGGCGAGGCCGGGTTCGACTACATGGGCAACAGCCGGGATGACGTGGCCGTGTTCGATGCCGCCCGCACGGCCATCGTCGTCGCACCGGATCGCGCAGCGGAAACATGGCGCCGCCGACATGGTGCCGAGCGTCTTGAGACCGGCACGATCGGTATCAAGGACACGCTGAAGTCCATTCGTATCCATCAATGGGCGAAGAATATTCTGATCGCCGTGCCGATGGCGCTGGATCATGACATCCTCCAGCAAGAAGCGCTGATCAACACGATCCTCGCCTTCTTTGCCTTCAGCTTCCTCGCCTCTGCGGTCTATGTCATCAACGACATCTCGGACCTGACGAATGACCGCCGCCATCCGAAGAAGCGGTTCCGGCCGCTGGCGAGCGGGCGCATGTCCGTCCCGACCGGCCTGGCACTCGCTGCAAGTCTCCTCATCGCCTCCGGCGCGCTGACGATGACGATGCCAGGAAACTTCATTCTGACACTTGGAATTTACCTCGCAATTACCACGGCGTACACATTTTTCCTAAAGCGGAAACTGCTGGTAGACGTCTTCACGCTGGCGGGCCTTTACACGATCCGCATCGTCGCAGGTGCGACGGCGACGGGAACGGAGCTTTCCTTCTGGCTTCTCGCCTTCTCGATCTTCTTCTTCCTCAGCCTTGCGCTGGTGAAACGCTATGTCGAGCTGGACGAGCATGGCGGCGAAGCCGGTGCGCAGGTTCCGGGGCGCGGCTATATGCAGGTCGATTTCGAGATGGTCGGCCAGGCCGGCGTTTCCTCGGCCTTCGCCTCCGCGCTCGTTCTCGCGCTCTACATCCACAGCGTCGAGATGCAGCAGATGTACAGCATGCCCGCCGCGCTCTGGCCGCTCTGCCCCATGGTCCTCTACATGCTGCTGCGCATCTGGATGCTCGCCCGACGTGGCGCGCTGCATGAGGATCCGGTCGTTTTCATCATGCGCGACTGGCGCAGCATCGCCACCATGGCCGCAGGCGGTGTGCTGGTGATGATCGGCGCGGTCGGTATTCAATGA
- a CDS encoding FAD-binding oxidoreductase encodes MAVNFDSWGRLDTRGRHTISPDAFEDDIHTAAPGGYLPFGNGRSYGDSCHNDRGLLIDNRKRGRIHAFDPGTGILSAEAGVTLSAILARAVPHRFFLPVTPGTAHVTLGGAIANDVHGKNHHARGTFGNHIRRLTLLRSDGGTLTCSETENPEMFSATIGGMGLTGLILDVDLQMMKVPSAHIQQHAIRFDSLEDYFGMIDRVDAEHEYSVAWIDQLATGRKAGRGILLAGDHADASCEFPDLPRGRTLAVPVTPPFSLLNRLTLTAFNAAYIRKAKPGETVETVKWSGYFYPLDAIRNWNRLYGPKGLYQHQSVYPADVAPAVTARLMEAARDAGHGSFLTVLKRFGEHRSRGLFSFPRPGFTLTLDFANQGEGTLKLLDRLDRIVVSAGGAVNPYKDARMSPQTFEASFPEWRKLESMRDPAMMSDFWRRTAMAV; translated from the coding sequence ATGGCCGTGAATTTCGACAGCTGGGGCCGCCTCGACACGCGCGGGCGCCATACCATCAGCCCGGATGCCTTCGAGGACGATATCCATACGGCCGCACCGGGCGGATATCTGCCTTTTGGCAACGGCCGCTCCTATGGCGATAGCTGCCATAATGATCGGGGCCTCCTGATCGACAACCGCAAGCGCGGTCGCATCCACGCCTTCGACCCGGGTACCGGCATTCTCTCCGCCGAAGCCGGCGTCACTCTGTCGGCCATTCTCGCGCGCGCCGTGCCGCATCGCTTCTTCCTGCCGGTCACCCCCGGCACGGCCCATGTCACGCTTGGCGGCGCGATCGCCAACGATGTACATGGCAAGAACCACCACGCCCGCGGGACCTTCGGAAACCATATCCGGCGGCTGACGCTGCTGCGCTCCGACGGTGGCACTCTCACATGCTCGGAGACCGAGAACCCGGAGATGTTCAGCGCCACGATCGGCGGCATGGGCCTGACCGGCCTTATCCTTGATGTCGACCTCCAGATGATGAAGGTGCCCTCAGCCCACATCCAGCAGCACGCCATCCGCTTCGACAGCCTCGAAGACTATTTCGGCATGATCGACCGCGTCGATGCCGAGCATGAATATTCCGTCGCCTGGATCGATCAACTGGCCACGGGCCGCAAGGCGGGCAGGGGCATACTCCTGGCCGGCGACCATGCCGACGCCTCCTGCGAATTCCCCGATCTGCCGCGCGGACGCACGCTCGCGGTCCCGGTCACGCCGCCCTTCAGCCTTCTCAACCGCTTGACCCTTACGGCCTTCAATGCCGCCTATATCCGCAAGGCGAAACCCGGCGAGACGGTCGAGACGGTGAAATGGTCCGGCTATTTCTATCCTCTCGATGCGATCAGGAACTGGAACCGTCTTTACGGGCCGAAGGGCCTATACCAGCACCAGAGCGTTTATCCCGCCGATGTCGCACCTGCGGTCACCGCGCGGCTGATGGAAGCGGCCCGAGACGCCGGACATGGCTCCTTCCTGACGGTTCTGAAACGCTTTGGCGAGCACCGTTCGCGCGGCCTGTTTTCCTTCCCGCGCCCCGGTTTCACGCTCACCCTCGATTTCGCCAACCAGGGCGAGGGCACCCTGAAGCTCCTCGATAGGCTCGACCGGATCGTTGTGTCTGCTGGCGGTGCGGTCAACCCCTACAAGGATGCGCGTATGAGCCCGCAGACCTTCGAGGCGTCTTTCCCGGAATGGCGAAAGCTCGAGTCGATGCGGGATCCCGCGATGATGTCGGACTTCTGGCGGCGCACCGCTATGGCTGTCTAA